The sequence below is a genomic window from Micromonospora aurantiaca ATCC 27029.
GCCCAGCGGTGGATGCACCACGTACGAGGGGCCGTTGTCCTTGTAGTTCCACTCGAAGCCGCGGTCGATCAGCCCGTACGCGTCCTTGGCGTAGTAGGTCTCGTCGAAGATCTTCCCGGGCGGGAAGCTGAGCCCCACGAAGCGCAGGATCGCCGCGACGGCCACCACCACCGCTGTCGCCAGCCACGCCTGACCTCGACCGATGCGATCATCGACGGTGGCGAGCCGGCGCCGCACGGCGGCGGGAAGCCCGCGCCCGGCGCCGTCGCCCCGGTCGGTGGTGGAAGGGTCCGGGTTCGCGCTCTGTGCTGTCGACGCACTCGTCACCCGGCGATCGTAGGCTGCGAGGGTGCCCGGTGGCGTCTCTCGTCTCCGAAATTGGTACGACCGTCGATGAGGGAGCGCACGCCGTGGGGGAAATGTCCGAGGTAGGGCGGCTCGTGTTGCTCGGCGCGCCGCTCGGCAACCCGGCCGACGCGTCCGCCCGGTTCCGCGAGGTGCTGGCCGCCGCCGACGTGGTCGCCGCCGAGGACACCCGGCGGCTCAGCCGGCTGGCCCGCGACCTGGACGTGACTGTGCCCGGCCGGATCGTCTCGTACTTCGAGGGCAACGAGGAGCGGCGTACCCCCGAGCTGGCCGAGGTGCTCGCCGCCGGCTACACGGTCGCGCTGGTCACCGACGGCGGCATGCCGAGCGTCTCCGACCCCGGCTACCGGCTGGTCCGGGCCGCGCTGGACGCCGGTGTGCCGGTCACCGCCGCGCCCGGGCCGAGCGCGGTCACCACCGCGCTGGCACTGTCCGGGCTGCCCTGCGACAGGTTCTGCTTTGAGGGCTTCCTGCCGCGTACCCCCGGCGCCCGCCGCTCCCGGCTGCGCGCGCTCGCCGCCGAGGACCGCACGCTGGTGTTCTTCGAGGCGCCGCACCGTATCACCGGTGCGCTCGCCGACCTGGCCGAGGCGTTCGGCAGGGACCGGCCCGCCGCGCTCTGCCGCGAGTTGACCAAGACCTACGAGGAGGTCGTCCGCCGGCCGCTCGGCGAACTGGCCGAGTGGGCCGCCGAGGGCGATCCGCGGGGCGAGATCACGCTCGTCGTTGCGGGCGCACCGGCCACGCCCGCGGTCCGGCCGGACGACGAGACGCTGCGCGCGGCGGTGGCCGAGCGCGAGGCGGCCGGGCTGTCCCGCCGGGACGCGATCACCGAGGTCGCCACCGCGTACGGGCTGCGGCGGCGCGAGGTGTACGCCGTCGTGCACAGCTGAAAGGAAGGGCCCCTTCTTAACGCCTGCGGTAGAGGAAGGGCCCCCTCTTAACGCCTCACCTCACCAGGCGGCGGCCAGGAAGCCGACGGTGATCAACGCCGGCCCGGCCAGCGCCAGGCCGACCGCCCAGTGCCGCTGCCGTTCGTCCGCGAGCCGGGTCGCCCCGGTCCACCTGGCGATCCCGGCGGCGCAGCCGGCCACCAGGGCCAGCCCCAGCAGCCAGCGCAGGTGCCGTCCCACCCCGGTGTCCGCGTAGGCGGTGGACCCGTCCGGCCCGGTCATCCGCGCCCGCAGCGAGCTGCCGGTGTCGGTGCGCCCGGCCGGTACGCCGCTGACCCGTACCCCGTGGGCCTGGAACCGGTCGCCGTCGGCGGAGAAGATGCCCCGGCAGCGCTGGGTGAGCCCGCCGCCCGCGCACTCGGTGATCATCACGGTGCCGCCGGTCGAGTGCCCCACCGCCAGCCAGAACGGCCCGGCGCTCACCCAGGCGAAGAACGCGGCGAGCAGGCTCAGCGTCAGCAGCACGGCCAGCCCGGCGGGCGGGCTCGGCGGCGCGGCCGGGCGGGCGCGTTCCCGTCGCGCCGAGGGGCGGCCCGGACGTGGGCGCGGCTCGTCGCGCAGCGGCGTGCCGTCCCAGTGCACCTCCTCGATCGGTGCCCAGCCGCCGGACGGGGCGGCCTCGCGCTGCCAGCGCGGCTGGCGTACCGGCACCCGGCTCGGCACCGCGTCCACCGGCGCTCCGGTGGTCGGCTCCACCTCCACCGGCGGGTCCGCCGGGTCGAGCCGTGGCTGGGGAGCGACAGGCCCGCCGGGCGGCGTGGGCCGCGCCGCCCGCCGCGTGGCGGCCGCCGACGGCTCGGGCGCCGCTGGTCTGCTGGTCACGATGTTCATTTCACACCGGTACGTCTGGCTTGTCGGGCAGCTCACGCCGCGTGTCGGCGACAAATCGGACGTACGGTCGGAGCGCGCACCCCATTGGTTCGCGGCACGCCCACGGCAATCACTAGGCTTGCTGCTCATGAGTCACGTTCTCGCCGCGGTCGCCTGGCCCTACGCCAACGGCCCGCGCCACATCGGCCACGTATCCGGATTCGGCGTTCCCTCCGACGTCTTCTCCCGGTACATGCGGATGGCCGGTCACGACGTGCTCATGGTCTCCGGCACCGACGAACACGGCACCCCGATCCAGGTGCAGGCCGACGCCGAGGGGGTCACCCCGCGCGAGCTGGCCGACCGCTACA
It includes:
- the rsmI gene encoding 16S rRNA (cytidine(1402)-2'-O)-methyltransferase; amino-acid sequence: MSEVGRLVLLGAPLGNPADASARFREVLAAADVVAAEDTRRLSRLARDLDVTVPGRIVSYFEGNEERRTPELAEVLAAGYTVALVTDGGMPSVSDPGYRLVRAALDAGVPVTAAPGPSAVTTALALSGLPCDRFCFEGFLPRTPGARRSRLRALAAEDRTLVFFEAPHRITGALADLAEAFGRDRPAALCRELTKTYEEVVRRPLGELAEWAAEGDPRGEITLVVAGAPATPAVRPDDETLRAAVAEREAAGLSRRDAITEVATAYGLRRREVYAVVHS